One Nitrospina watsonii DNA segment encodes these proteins:
- a CDS encoding energy transducer TonB: protein MHTHINTADSGINWPLAIAVSLGIHLMVISGLPLLKSNKVIPEPEVQKHKVRMTIKEKQPVPVSPEKKAGPKPKALEPQVMKQAPTPVKTQAKPVQPMVTPPQWTASTKAQPVSAKVVHQTPVLKPQVQPQVLSQPVATQKAMLMDRTTRQRKTGQVIHPVHLEASVTDSRPSSQAAVMQTPVATHVKQATIQPVAPPPLFASNENPAPVTGAQPVSHFEKHATASVSPSFTQPVQMENWGDGGLSEGERRRILGLFVRGIQRRIASHQVYPDVARQRGMGGRTVVAFKLARDGNLVHVSVAQSSGFDVLDNAAMKAIHDGSPYEAIPARLGDASLSFKLPVSFFIE from the coding sequence ATGCACACGCACATCAACACAGCGGATAGCGGCATCAACTGGCCTCTGGCCATCGCGGTTTCGCTCGGCATTCACCTGATGGTGATCTCCGGACTGCCGTTGTTGAAAAGCAACAAAGTGATCCCCGAACCGGAGGTGCAAAAGCACAAGGTACGGATGACGATTAAGGAGAAGCAGCCCGTTCCGGTTTCTCCAGAGAAAAAAGCCGGCCCCAAACCCAAGGCACTTGAACCGCAGGTCATGAAGCAGGCACCCACTCCGGTGAAGACGCAGGCGAAACCGGTCCAGCCGATGGTCACGCCGCCTCAATGGACCGCATCCACCAAGGCGCAACCGGTATCCGCAAAGGTCGTGCATCAAACGCCGGTGTTGAAACCGCAAGTGCAACCGCAGGTATTAAGCCAGCCGGTGGCCACGCAGAAGGCGATGCTGATGGACCGCACCACGCGGCAACGGAAAACGGGACAGGTCATCCATCCGGTGCATCTTGAAGCTTCGGTAACGGATTCCAGGCCGTCTTCGCAGGCCGCCGTCATGCAGACGCCGGTGGCGACGCACGTGAAGCAGGCAACGATTCAACCGGTGGCGCCGCCGCCGCTTTTTGCTTCCAATGAAAATCCCGCGCCGGTCACCGGCGCACAGCCGGTGTCTCATTTTGAAAAGCATGCGACCGCTTCGGTGTCCCCGTCGTTCACCCAGCCGGTGCAAATGGAAAACTGGGGCGATGGGGGATTGTCCGAAGGGGAGCGGCGGCGGATTCTGGGACTGTTCGTCCGTGGTATCCAGCGACGGATCGCCAGCCACCAGGTGTATCCGGATGTCGCCCGCCAGCGTGGTATGGGAGGCCGCACTGTGGTGGCGTTCAAGCTGGCGCGTGACGGCAACCTGGTGCACGTTTCGGTGGCGCAGTCGTCCGGTTTCGACGTGCTCGACAATGCCGCGATGAAGGCCATCCACGACGGCAGTCCCTACGAGGCCATTCCGGCCAGATTGGGCGATGCTTCGTTGTCCTTCAAGTTGCCGGTTTCATTTTTCATCGAGTGA
- a CDS encoding MotA/TolQ/ExbB proton channel family protein codes for MTVFQSAMDLITKGGLIMIPILLCSVIAVAIILERMVYFKKIKENPEALYKAVQETLRKKNNARALELCRASKGPIGRILEAGVLNQNAPKWQLEETLSMVGQEEMQHLEKHIKGLEVIAAISPLMGLLGTVIGMVQAFNQVAEFKGQVNPSLLAGGIWEALLTTAAGLAVAIPVLVMMHYFDKNIERKGFAMERFAHYFVHSREESRSAAKTMVAS; via the coding sequence ATGACAGTGTTTCAATCGGCCATGGATCTGATCACCAAGGGCGGGTTGATCATGATCCCGATCCTGCTTTGCTCGGTGATCGCCGTGGCCATCATCCTTGAGCGAATGGTTTATTTCAAAAAAATAAAAGAGAACCCGGAAGCCCTGTACAAGGCGGTGCAGGAAACGTTACGCAAAAAGAACAACGCCCGGGCGCTGGAATTGTGCCGCGCTTCCAAAGGTCCGATCGGCCGCATCCTGGAGGCCGGTGTCTTGAACCAGAACGCTCCCAAATGGCAGTTGGAGGAAACCCTGTCGATGGTGGGGCAGGAGGAGATGCAGCATCTGGAAAAACATATCAAGGGGCTGGAAGTCATCGCCGCCATCTCGCCGCTCATGGGGCTGCTCGGCACCGTCATCGGCATGGTGCAGGCGTTCAACCAGGTCGCGGAGTTCAAAGGACAGGTCAACCCCAGCCTGTTGGCCGGGGGCATCTGGGAAGCGTTGCTCACCACGGCGGCGGGGCTGGCGGTGGCCATCCCGGTGCTGGTCATGATGCATTACTTCGATAAAAATATCGAACGCAAGGGTTTCGCCATGGAACGCTTTGCGCATTACTTCGTGCATTCCAGAGAAGAAAGCCGGTCCGCCGCGAAAACCATGGTCGCGTCATGA
- a CDS encoding ExbD/TolR family protein: MNIRRAHKKRSRVDLAPLIDVVFLLLIFFMLTFAVQGQGMDMLLPKESAAAEPPQQPVVIAIQTDGTLQLNGQMLTLDALLGDLKQVMQNRNEKQVVIESNQDVRYEVFVQVLDITRQAGVSDYSIVM; this comes from the coding sequence ATGAACATCCGGAGAGCCCACAAGAAACGGTCGCGCGTCGATCTGGCGCCACTCATCGATGTGGTGTTCCTGCTGTTGATTTTTTTCATGCTGACCTTTGCCGTGCAGGGGCAGGGCATGGACATGCTGCTGCCGAAGGAGTCGGCGGCGGCAGAGCCCCCGCAGCAGCCGGTCGTCATTGCCATTCAAACCGATGGCACCCTTCAGTTGAATGGACAGATGCTGACACTGGATGCCCTGCTGGGCGACCTCAAGCAGGTCATGCAGAATCGCAATGAAAAACAGGTCGTCATCGAATCGAACCAGGACGTCCGTTATGAAGTGTTCGTGCAGGTGCTGGACATCACCCGGCAGGCGGGCGTGAGTGATTACTCGATTGTGATGTGA
- a CDS encoding ExbD/TolR family protein, with protein MISIRKPKDKSFGLDMAPMINVVFLLLIFFMLTSSAMQAGNEVELPESQSARKIEKDTLPLKVYPDGALTFNGRNMEMGELAAELAKVIGNKEDTVLEIQADKQVPFKICGEVIRLANGVGIREFVFATDLPGN; from the coding sequence ATGATCTCCATTCGCAAACCCAAAGACAAATCTTTCGGCCTCGACATGGCGCCCATGATCAACGTCGTGTTTCTTCTGCTGATCTTTTTCATGCTGACGTCGTCCGCCATGCAGGCCGGCAATGAGGTGGAGCTGCCGGAGTCGCAGTCGGCCCGGAAAATCGAGAAGGACACCCTCCCGCTCAAGGTGTATCCCGATGGCGCACTGACCTTCAATGGCAGGAATATGGAGATGGGGGAGCTTGCCGCGGAGCTGGCAAAGGTGATCGGGAACAAAGAAGACACCGTGCTGGAGATTCAGGCGGACAAGCAGGTTCCGTTCAAAATCTGTGGAGAAGTGATCCGCCTCGCCAACGGCGTGGGCATCCGTGAGTTCGTGTTCGCCACCGACCTGCCCGGGAACTGA
- the groL gene encoding chaperonin GroEL (60 kDa chaperone family; promotes refolding of misfolded polypeptides especially under stressful conditions; forms two stacked rings of heptamers to form a barrel-shaped 14mer; ends can be capped by GroES; misfolded proteins enter the barrel where they are refolded when GroES binds), whose translation MAKQIIYDEEARHRILSGVNQLADTVKLTLGPKGRNVIIDKKFGSPLITKDGVTVAKEIELQNPFENMGAQMVNEVASKTSDNAGDGTTTATVLAQAIFREGMKNVTAGANPMEIKKGIEDAVLAVVPAIQKLAKPTKDKKEIAQVGTISSNHDIAIGEIISEAMDKVGKDGVITVEEAKSMETALEIVEGMQFDRGYLSPYFVTDPERMEAVMEDCYLLLHEKKISSMKDLLPVLEKVAKGGKPLVIVAEEVEGEALATLVVNKLRGTLNVCAVKAPGFGDRRKDMLNDIAILTGGQVITEDIGVKLENITLDDLGHAKRVTIDKDNTVIVDGKGKPAEIQSRVKQIRAQIDETTSDYDREKLQERLAKLVGGVAIIKVGAATETEMKEKKARVEDALHATRAAVEEGIVPGGGVAYLRCLTALDKLDGTHDYKLGVKIIRRALEEPIRQIAANAGEEGTVIVEKVKTLKGANGFDARTGEYVDMLKEGIIDPAKVTRTALQNAASISALLLTTEAMITDLPEEKDEHNHGPAGGMGGMGGMGGMGGMM comes from the coding sequence ATGGCAAAACAAATCATTTATGACGAAGAAGCACGACACAGAATTCTGTCCGGCGTCAACCAGCTCGCCGACACCGTAAAGCTGACCCTCGGCCCGAAAGGCCGCAACGTGATCATCGACAAGAAATTCGGCTCTCCGTTGATCACCAAAGACGGCGTGACCGTGGCCAAGGAAATCGAGCTGCAGAATCCGTTCGAAAACATGGGCGCGCAGATGGTCAATGAAGTCGCCAGCAAGACCAGCGACAACGCCGGTGACGGCACCACGACGGCAACCGTTCTGGCCCAGGCGATTTTCCGCGAAGGCATGAAGAACGTCACCGCCGGCGCCAACCCGATGGAAATCAAAAAAGGCATCGAGGATGCCGTGCTCGCCGTGGTCCCGGCGATCCAGAAGCTGGCCAAGCCGACCAAGGACAAGAAGGAAATCGCGCAGGTCGGCACCATCTCCTCCAACCACGACATCGCCATCGGCGAGATCATCTCCGAAGCGATGGACAAAGTGGGCAAAGACGGCGTCATCACCGTGGAAGAAGCGAAGAGCATGGAAACCGCTCTGGAAATCGTGGAAGGCATGCAGTTCGACCGCGGTTACCTGTCGCCCTACTTCGTGACCGATCCCGAACGCATGGAAGCGGTGATGGAAGACTGCTACCTGCTGCTGCACGAGAAAAAAATCTCCAGCATGAAAGACCTGCTGCCGGTCCTCGAAAAGGTGGCCAAGGGCGGTAAGCCGCTGGTTATCGTGGCGGAAGAAGTGGAAGGCGAAGCGCTGGCAACCCTGGTGGTCAACAAACTGCGCGGCACCCTGAACGTGTGCGCGGTCAAGGCACCGGGCTTCGGCGACCGCCGCAAGGACATGCTGAATGACATCGCCATTCTGACCGGTGGCCAGGTCATCACCGAAGACATCGGCGTGAAGCTGGAAAACATCACGCTCGACGATCTCGGCCACGCCAAGCGCGTCACCATCGACAAGGACAACACGGTGATCGTGGACGGCAAAGGCAAGCCGGCGGAAATCCAGTCCCGGGTCAAGCAGATCCGCGCCCAGATCGATGAAACCACCTCCGACTACGACCGCGAGAAGCTGCAGGAACGCCTCGCCAAGCTGGTTGGCGGTGTTGCCATCATCAAAGTCGGCGCCGCCACCGAGACCGAGATGAAGGAAAAGAAAGCCCGCGTGGAAGACGCTCTGCATGCAACCCGCGCAGCCGTTGAAGAGGGCATCGTGCCCGGCGGTGGCGTGGCCTATCTGCGCTGCCTCACTGCGCTCGACAAGCTGGACGGCACCCACGACTACAAACTGGGTGTGAAGATCATCCGGCGCGCGCTGGAAGAGCCGATTCGTCAGATCGCGGCCAACGCAGGCGAAGAAGGCACCGTCATCGTCGAAAAGGTGAAAACTCTGAAGGGCGCCAACGGTTTCGACGCCCGCACCGGTGAGTACGTCGATATGCTGAAGGAAGGCATCATCGATCCGGCGAAGGTCACCCGTACGGCACTGCAGAATGCGGCCAGCATCTCGGCCCTGCTGTTGACCACGGAAGCCATGATCACCGACCTGCCGGAAGAGAAGGACGAGCACAACCATGGTCCGGCCGGTGGTATGGGCGGCATGGGCGGCATGGGGGGTATGGGCGGCATGATGTAA
- a CDS encoding co-chaperone GroES, translating into MNIRPLQDRILVQPIREKEVRKGGIIIPDSAKDAPTEGRVKAVGPGRIGEDGKRVKPDVKVGDKVLYSKYGGTEVKIDAEDFLLMREDDILGVIDSK; encoded by the coding sequence ATGAACATTCGTCCATTGCAAGACCGAATTTTGGTGCAACCCATTCGGGAGAAAGAAGTCCGAAAAGGGGGAATCATCATTCCCGATTCCGCCAAGGATGCGCCCACCGAGGGTCGGGTGAAGGCCGTGGGTCCGGGCCGGATCGGTGAAGACGGTAAGCGGGTCAAACCCGATGTCAAAGTCGGCGACAAGGTGCTGTACAGCAAGTACGGCGGTACCGAGGTCAAGATCGATGCCGAAGATTTCCTGTTGATGCGGGAAGACGACATTCTGGGCGTGATCGACAGCAAGTAA
- the queF gene encoding preQ(1) synthase, with translation MTKKQSSKDLEVFTNPNPDRDYEIHMECPEFTCLCPKTGQPDFATIELTYIPDKLCIELKSLKLYLWSYRDEGAFHEKVINQILDDLVKACRPRYMQVSGEFNVRGGIYTTVSVEHFGKSGPKSKSKRPS, from the coding sequence ATGACTAAAAAACAATCATCTAAAGACTTGGAAGTGTTCACCAACCCGAATCCGGACCGGGATTACGAGATCCACATGGAATGCCCGGAGTTCACCTGCCTGTGTCCGAAAACCGGCCAGCCGGATTTCGCCACCATCGAGCTCACTTACATTCCGGATAAGTTGTGCATCGAGCTCAAGTCGCTGAAACTGTACCTGTGGTCGTACCGGGACGAGGGGGCGTTCCACGAAAAGGTGATCAACCAGATCCTCGACGACCTGGTGAAGGCCTGCCGTCCCCGTTACATGCAGGTGTCCGGCGAGTTCAACGTGCGCGGCGGCATTTACACCACGGTGTCGGTCGAACATTTCGGCAAAAGCGGACCGAAATCCAAAAGCAAACGCCCGTCGTGA
- a CDS encoding YkgJ family cysteine cluster protein: MWVREGECHQCGECCKTVNVTVVRDITLRQHGTIEELERYLKYRGIQLVGEDVDNNYLFYAIPIPCDQLTADNRCQVHATPDKPLLCLKYPSQPDDIEQCGYTFRRATVLDRVGS; encoded by the coding sequence ATGTGGGTGAGAGAGGGCGAGTGCCATCAGTGCGGTGAGTGTTGCAAAACGGTGAACGTCACCGTGGTGCGCGACATCACCTTGCGCCAGCACGGCACGATCGAGGAATTGGAGCGCTATCTGAAATACCGCGGCATTCAACTGGTGGGCGAGGATGTGGACAACAACTACCTGTTCTATGCCATCCCCATTCCCTGCGACCAACTGACGGCAGACAATCGCTGCCAGGTGCACGCCACGCCGGACAAGCCGCTGCTCTGCCTCAAATATCCGTCGCAGCCGGATGACATTGAGCAGTGCGGCTACACCTTCCGCCGGGCGACGGTGCTGGATCGGGTGGGTTCATGA
- a CDS encoding Lcl C-terminal domain-containing protein → MTERFVENENGTVTDTATGLMWQQSYHYAETGNYCSWYDANEYIEHLNRTQLGGHADWRLPDRLEMQSLYEVAHTFESRGRTYVLHIDPVFEFGYGSCFWTWRSRLSGALGFGFDVGDRHWFPKASFSGTVRAVRGNLNPFSLLKENETTAHIAK, encoded by the coding sequence ATGACGGAACGGTTTGTCGAAAACGAAAACGGCACGGTCACGGACACGGCCACCGGGCTCATGTGGCAGCAGAGTTACCACTACGCCGAGACCGGCAACTATTGCTCCTGGTACGATGCCAATGAGTACATCGAGCATCTCAACCGCACTCAACTGGGCGGCCATGCCGACTGGCGTTTGCCGGACCGGTTGGAGATGCAGAGCCTGTATGAGGTCGCGCACACCTTCGAATCGCGCGGGCGTACCTACGTGCTGCACATCGACCCGGTGTTCGAGTTCGGCTACGGCAGTTGTTTCTGGACCTGGCGGTCGCGGTTGTCCGGGGCGCTGGGTTTCGGCTTCGATGTCGGCGACCGGCACTGGTTTCCGAAAGCCAGTTTTTCCGGCACGGTGCGCGCCGTGCGCGGCAACCTGAATCCTTTTTCACTGCTCAAAGAAAATGAAACGACCGCGCACATCGCGAAGTAA
- a CDS encoding HNH endonuclease codes for MKRPRTSRSKQTTPGEAPKPEQVEREKQKAKALRQTAWWHSQLDRGVCHYCGETFAKKDLTMDHLLPLARGGKSTKGNVVVACKPCNSEKKYYTPAEMILKNKLGGDVQF; via the coding sequence ATGAAACGACCGCGCACATCGCGAAGTAAACAGACCACACCGGGCGAGGCGCCGAAACCGGAGCAGGTCGAGCGCGAAAAGCAGAAGGCGAAGGCGTTGCGCCAGACCGCCTGGTGGCACAGCCAGCTCGATCGCGGCGTGTGCCATTATTGCGGGGAGACGTTCGCCAAAAAGGATCTGACGATGGATCACCTGCTGCCCTTGGCGCGGGGCGGTAAAAGCACCAAGGGCAACGTGGTGGTGGCGTGCAAGCCGTGCAATTCCGAGAAAAAGTATTACACACCGGCGGAAATGATTCTGAAAAACAAGCTGGGCGGGGACGTCCAGTTTTAA